A genomic segment from Pleurocapsa minor HA4230-MV1 encodes:
- a CDS encoding collagen-like protein — MHIRFFSKLSLFVTILSIPQFVTSANVMPSLLCSNVLAAEVKTLGESGDTGETGVKGENGRNSDNLTVFADGTSMTLDLAGGNGATGKPGAKGQNAVCEQTTEDVGQNLQGADGGSGGDGGDGGNGGNGASLTVYTSNKEYLKQIYVIAAGGEGGNPGRAGEGGAGCECDRPSWNEETCFGEPGSPDYNCTTQEFRCTDGYPGRKGREGRKGVKGKIGNLTLINLDKSLSPDFPEVTAPISELQGRGFTLSRNIWQSKNNASSLLAPGSIIADKYQELVARHEHSVLVVWDAPQPVENFEDQPITLSLKGANDANIVLPEDLWLETKATKRDKLTELFVFNAVHTEDVDDLKIDGLFGQGANLELDVFDEAEQSNLIATDFSLTYRVGEESEDKNFFGGRSTVYQTKYEGAIPPEAIAQSGNLFTLKLGQLPIPPEYLQPGLKVELEVSAKRSLGSNSQVKKLSTKTEIEGLSRS; from the coding sequence ATGCACATACGTTTTTTTAGTAAACTGTCTCTATTTGTGACGATTCTATCTATTCCGCAATTTGTTACCTCGGCGAATGTTATGCCATCACTTCTCTGCTCTAACGTGCTGGCAGCAGAGGTGAAAACTTTAGGCGAAAGTGGAGATACGGGAGAAACAGGAGTAAAAGGAGAAAATGGTCGCAATAGCGATAACTTGACGGTGTTTGCTGATGGAACATCTATGACTCTTGATTTAGCGGGAGGAAATGGTGCAACTGGAAAACCAGGGGCAAAAGGTCAAAATGCTGTTTGTGAGCAGACAACGGAAGATGTTGGTCAGAATTTGCAGGGTGCTGATGGTGGTAGTGGAGGAGATGGCGGAGATGGCGGGAATGGAGGTAATGGCGCCTCTTTAACGGTATACACCAGTAACAAAGAGTATCTTAAGCAGATCTATGTGATTGCTGCGGGAGGGGAAGGTGGTAATCCTGGCAGAGCAGGGGAGGGTGGAGCAGGTTGTGAATGCGATCGCCCTTCTTGGAATGAAGAAACCTGCTTTGGTGAACCTGGAAGTCCTGACTATAATTGTACTACTCAAGAATTTCGCTGTACTGACGGCTATCCAGGTAGAAAGGGAAGAGAAGGCAGGAAAGGTGTCAAGGGCAAAATTGGCAATTTAACCCTAATTAATCTGGATAAATCCCTCTCTCCTGATTTTCCAGAAGTCACCGCACCGATTAGTGAGTTACAAGGTCGAGGTTTTACACTATCGAGGAACATTTGGCAGAGTAAAAATAATGCCTCATCTTTGTTGGCTCCAGGTTCGATTATTGCTGACAAATATCAAGAGTTGGTAGCACGTCATGAACATTCTGTTTTGGTGGTGTGGGATGCTCCCCAGCCAGTAGAAAATTTTGAGGATCAGCCAATTACCCTGAGTCTTAAAGGAGCAAATGATGCCAATATTGTCTTGCCCGAAGATCTTTGGTTAGAAACTAAAGCCACCAAACGAGATAAGCTGACGGAGCTATTTGTATTTAATGCTGTCCATACCGAGGATGTAGATGATTTAAAGATTGATGGCTTATTTGGACAGGGGGCAAATTTAGAGTTAGATGTATTTGACGAGGCTGAACAGTCAAATTTAATTGCTACCGATTTTTCCCTTACATACCGTGTCGGCGAAGAATCAGAGGATAAGAACTTTTTTGGTGGGAGAAGTACAGTTTATCAAACCAAGTATGAAGGAGCAATTCCCCCAGAAGCGATCGCTCAATCAGGAAATTTGTTTACCTTAAAATTGGGGCAGCTGCCAATTCCTCCAGAATATCTCCAGCCAGGATTAAAAGTGGAGCTAGAAGTATCTGCTAAACGTTCTTTAGGGTCAAATTCTCAAGTTAAAAAGCTGTCTACGAAGACAGAGATTGAAGGGTTATCTCGCTCATAA